A section of the Mycolicibacterium anyangense genome encodes:
- a CDS encoding helix-turn-helix transcriptional regulator, which yields MTAVLESPPRSTVCTTADPEAVATFIGSAHGIRGRVEGLRGDRPITLSHVVMGPVSLCTARVPGELVFEAEPAPCFVVTHLKSGTMQLGSDAHPDICVAGDIVLAIRPGRPCRAHLADAEVSLAALTPAALAEITGNLDRGPVRFTSGRPRSAAAASQWETAVEYVTTTLADRIGVGGSQAVVGAAVRLLAATMLQVFPNTYADAVDDSVDTLDTSPPLLRRAIEFMHANCARDIGMTDVARALNVTPRAVQYMFRRHLDISPMTYLRQIRLRRAHRDLMAGDPTRDTVAAIAIRWGFAHTGRFSQAYRAEFGQSPSVTLRG from the coding sequence ATGACCGCTGTCCTCGAGTCGCCGCCGCGCAGCACCGTCTGCACCACCGCCGACCCCGAGGCCGTCGCCACGTTCATCGGCAGTGCCCACGGAATCCGCGGCCGTGTCGAGGGGTTGCGTGGTGACCGGCCGATCACGCTGTCGCACGTGGTGATGGGTCCGGTGAGCCTGTGCACCGCACGGGTCCCCGGCGAGCTGGTCTTCGAAGCCGAGCCGGCGCCCTGCTTCGTGGTCACCCACCTGAAGTCCGGCACGATGCAACTCGGGTCCGACGCCCACCCCGACATCTGCGTCGCCGGCGACATCGTGCTCGCCATCCGGCCCGGTCGGCCCTGCCGTGCGCACCTGGCCGACGCCGAGGTGTCGCTGGCCGCGCTCACCCCCGCCGCATTGGCCGAGATCACCGGCAACCTGGATCGCGGACCGGTGCGCTTCACTTCCGGGCGGCCCCGCTCGGCGGCGGCCGCCTCGCAGTGGGAGACCGCGGTCGAATACGTCACCACCACCTTGGCGGACCGGATCGGGGTCGGCGGCTCCCAAGCGGTGGTCGGCGCGGCGGTCCGGCTGCTGGCCGCCACCATGCTGCAGGTCTTTCCCAACACCTATGCCGACGCCGTCGACGACAGCGTCGACACCCTGGACACCTCGCCGCCACTGCTGCGTCGCGCCATTGAGTTCATGCACGCCAACTGCGCCCGCGATATCGGGATGACGGATGTGGCCCGCGCCCTCAACGTCACACCGCGCGCGGTCCAGTACATGTTCCGCCGGCACCTCGACATCAGCCCGATGACCTACCTGCGGCAGATCCGGTTGCGCCGCGCGCACCGCGACCTGATGGCCGGTGACCCGACCCGCGACACCGTCGCGGCGATCGCCATCCGCTGGGGCTTCGCCCACACCGGCCGGTTCAGCCAGGCCTACCGGGCCGAATTCGGCCAGTCACCCAGCGTGACGCTGCGCGGCTGA
- a CDS encoding DUF2231 domain-containing protein, producing the protein MSTFNGLPAHILYVHFIVVLAPLTAILAILCVLWPAARQRLVWLVLVLAGVVAVLTPVTTEAGEYLEHRVGRTPLIHAHAELGDTMIYFAAALLVAAVLLAVVHLRTSRGKSVSTALNVVVAVMVLAAGIGTIVQTYRIGDSGAKSAWADLPPAPASGEGGE; encoded by the coding sequence GTGTCGACGTTTAACGGACTCCCCGCGCACATCCTGTACGTGCACTTCATCGTGGTGCTCGCACCGCTGACCGCCATCCTGGCGATCCTGTGTGTGCTGTGGCCGGCCGCCCGCCAGCGGTTGGTGTGGCTGGTGCTGGTCCTGGCCGGTGTCGTCGCGGTGCTGACGCCGGTGACCACCGAGGCCGGTGAGTACCTCGAGCACCGGGTGGGGCGCACGCCGCTGATACACGCCCACGCCGAGCTCGGCGACACGATGATCTATTTCGCCGCCGCGCTGCTGGTCGCGGCGGTGCTGCTGGCGGTCGTACACCTGCGCACCAGCCGGGGCAAGTCGGTCTCGACCGCACTCAACGTGGTGGTGGCGGTGATGGTCCTGGCCGCCGGCATCGGCACGATCGTGCAGACCTACCGGATCGGGGATTCCGGCGCGAAGTCCGCGTGGGCCGATCTACCGCCGGCCCCGGCGTCGGGCGAGGGCGGCGAATAG